The following proteins are co-located in the Micromonospora viridifaciens genome:
- a CDS encoding C40 family peptidase produces the protein MAEPTVSISPAYRTSAPPPPTESKRNTRGPGRRGVIKLLLALAFIGGTLIGLGGLASAKASSGCSGSVAERAVCQAAAQKGDAYVWGGKGSNVFDCSGLTYYAYRKAGLDWSYRTAAGQYSYGVSKGKIVSTKNLRPGDLIFFNWDGGEIDHVGIYVGNGKMIHASSSRGKVVETKLNAYYRSHMLKSAVRPASGSANSNGGPKKKPAPTTSSKPTSKPKRSDKPYGEPRQIPVVIVPYAG, from the coding sequence ATGGCAGAGCCCACCGTCAGCATCTCGCCGGCGTACCGTACCTCCGCCCCACCCCCGCCGACCGAGTCGAAGCGCAACACCCGCGGCCCCGGCCGGCGAGGGGTGATCAAGCTCCTGCTCGCTCTGGCGTTCATCGGCGGCACCCTCATCGGACTGGGCGGCCTCGCGAGCGCCAAGGCCAGCTCCGGCTGCTCCGGCAGCGTCGCGGAGAGGGCGGTGTGCCAGGCTGCCGCGCAGAAGGGCGACGCGTACGTCTGGGGCGGCAAGGGGTCGAACGTCTTCGACTGCTCCGGCCTCACCTACTACGCCTACCGCAAGGCCGGGCTGGACTGGAGCTACCGCACGGCGGCCGGGCAGTACAGCTACGGGGTGAGCAAGGGCAAGATCGTCTCCACCAAGAACCTCCGCCCGGGCGACCTGATCTTCTTCAACTGGGACGGCGGCGAGATCGACCACGTGGGCATCTACGTCGGAAACGGAAAGATGATCCACGCGTCCAGCAGCAGGGGAAAGGTCGTCGAGACCAAGCTGAATGCTTACTACCGCAGCCACATGCTCAAGTCCGCGGTACGTCCCGCCTCCGGTTCGGCGAATTCGAATGGCGGGCCGAAGAAGAAGCCGGCACCGACGACGAGTTCGAAGCCGACCTCGAAGCCGAAGCGCAGCGACAAGCCTTATGGCGAGCCTCGCCAGATTCCGGTCGTAATCGTCCCGTACGCCGGCTGA
- a CDS encoding class I SAM-dependent methyltransferase: protein MSEHGAHPVDPAVDEATAGFWDELYQRRDQVWSGRANSVLAEVVEPLPPGTALDLGCGEGGDAIWLAGRGWRVTAVDVSATALGRLTAAATRAGVASRITAARHDLTRTFPAGSYDLVSAQFLQSPLELPREVVLRAAVRAVAPGGRLLVVEHGAPPPWARESHPHARFASPEEILAALDLDAAGWHTERLGAAYRTGTGPDGETGTLVDHVVLVRRRD from the coding sequence ATGAGCGAGCACGGGGCGCACCCGGTGGACCCGGCTGTGGACGAGGCCACCGCCGGATTCTGGGACGAGCTGTACCAACGGCGCGACCAGGTGTGGAGCGGCCGGGCAAACAGCGTCCTGGCCGAGGTGGTGGAGCCGCTGCCGCCCGGCACCGCGCTCGACCTGGGCTGCGGTGAGGGCGGCGACGCCATCTGGCTCGCCGGCCGGGGCTGGCGGGTGACCGCCGTGGACGTCTCGGCCACCGCCCTGGGCCGGCTCACCGCCGCGGCGACTCGGGCCGGCGTGGCGTCCCGGATCACCGCGGCTCGGCACGACCTGACCCGGACCTTCCCGGCCGGTAGCTACGACCTGGTCTCGGCGCAGTTCCTCCAGTCCCCGCTGGAACTGCCCAGGGAGGTGGTGCTGCGAGCGGCGGTCCGGGCGGTCGCGCCCGGGGGCCGGCTCCTGGTCGTCGAGCACGGCGCGCCGCCGCCGTGGGCCCGCGAGAGCCACCCGCACGCCCGCTTCGCCAGCCCGGAGGAGATCCTCGCCGCGCTCGACCTCGACGCGGCCGGCTGGCACACCGAACGGCTCGGGGCCGCCTATCGGACGGGCACCGGCCCGGACGGCGAGACGGGCACCCTCGTCGACCACGTCGTCCTGGTCCGTCGCCGCGACTGA
- a CDS encoding MFS transporter, with amino-acid sequence MGESRRRNPGAALAGHVVRVLGGPQRARVVLLLASVLALNSADTGTVGAAADQLERDLGISHAELGLLSTVSSGVGALASVPLGVLADRANRVRLLVLTIALWAVAMAAGGLAPSYWWLLLSRLLLGAAVGASGPAVASLTGDFIPPADRAAVLGWILTGELVGAGVGLVVGGEIAATLSWRYAFFLLALASAGLAVLLWKLLPEPARNGAGWMADEYGGGGAGSRDEPARPSVDRMHAAVAARGVKPDRERVLTEDPNRWSLGRAVTYLLGIPTNRLLIVASATGYFFFAGLRTFVVVFAIRHFHISQTTLGGLVPIIGVAAVAGTILAGRLTDRALARGHTSVRIMVPAFGYTVAAICFVPGVWVSSILVALPLIALAAAALAAANPPLDAARLDIVPGRLWGRAESLRTVLRLAAESLAPATFGWLADQLAGPSGDASGTGLRNAFLIMLVPLLANGLILIAARRTYPIDVATAAAAR; translated from the coding sequence ATGGGCGAATCCCGCCGGCGCAACCCGGGTGCGGCGCTCGCCGGGCACGTCGTCCGGGTGCTGGGCGGGCCGCAGCGGGCCCGGGTCGTGCTGCTGCTCGCCTCGGTGCTGGCGCTGAACAGCGCGGACACCGGGACGGTCGGGGCCGCCGCGGATCAACTGGAGCGGGACCTGGGCATCAGCCACGCGGAGCTCGGCCTGCTGTCCACGGTGTCGTCGGGAGTCGGCGCGCTGGCGTCCGTGCCGCTGGGCGTGCTCGCCGACCGGGCAAACCGGGTACGCCTGCTGGTGCTCACCATCGCGCTCTGGGCGGTCGCGATGGCCGCCGGTGGGCTCGCCCCCAGCTACTGGTGGCTGCTGTTGTCGCGGCTGCTGCTGGGTGCCGCCGTGGGGGCTTCCGGCCCGGCGGTGGCTTCCCTGACCGGCGATTTCATCCCGCCCGCCGATCGGGCGGCCGTCCTCGGGTGGATCCTCACCGGCGAGCTCGTCGGCGCCGGGGTCGGCCTGGTGGTCGGCGGCGAGATCGCGGCGACCCTCTCCTGGCGGTACGCCTTCTTCCTGCTCGCCCTGGCCAGTGCCGGCCTGGCGGTGCTGCTCTGGAAGCTGTTGCCGGAGCCCGCGCGGAACGGGGCCGGGTGGATGGCCGACGAGTACGGCGGTGGCGGAGCCGGGTCGCGGGACGAACCGGCACGCCCCTCGGTCGACCGGATGCACGCGGCGGTGGCCGCCCGTGGCGTCAAGCCGGACCGGGAGCGGGTGCTCACCGAGGACCCGAACCGCTGGTCGCTCGGCCGGGCGGTGACCTACCTGCTGGGCATCCCGACGAACCGGCTGCTGATCGTGGCCTCGGCGACCGGTTACTTCTTCTTCGCCGGGCTGCGGACCTTCGTGGTCGTCTTCGCGATCCGGCACTTCCACATCTCCCAGACGACGCTCGGTGGTCTGGTGCCGATCATCGGCGTGGCGGCGGTGGCGGGCACGATCCTCGCCGGCCGGCTCACCGACCGCGCTCTCGCCCGGGGCCACACCAGCGTCCGGATCATGGTCCCGGCGTTCGGCTACACCGTCGCCGCGATCTGCTTCGTGCCGGGCGTGTGGGTCAGCTCCATCCTGGTGGCGCTCCCCCTGATCGCGCTGGCCGCCGCCGCGCTGGCCGCCGCCAACCCGCCACTGGACGCGGCCCGGCTCGACATCGTGCCGGGCCGGCTCTGGGGACGCGCGGAGAGCCTGCGGACCGTGCTCCGCCTCGCGGCGGAGTCGCTCGCCCCGGCCACCTTCGGCTGGCTGGCGGACCAACTGGCCGGCCCGTCGGGAGACGCGTCCGGAACGGGCCTGCGCAACGCCTTCCTGATCATGCTCGTCCCGCTGCTGGCGAACGGGCTGATCCTCATCGCCGCCCGGCGGACCTACCCCATCGACGTGGCCACGGCCGCGGCCGCACGGTGA
- the argS gene encoding arginine--tRNA ligase: MDLEKLLTDRLAPAFETVAGLPVDPVVRRSQRADFQSDAALALARRLGRPPRAIAAEVLERAELADLCAAAEVSGPGFLNLTVADSALGGLVSALATDPRLGVPETAAPETVVVDYSAPNVAKEMHVGHLRSTVIGDAAARLLEWRGHRVIRANHLGDWGTPFGMLIEHLVDLGEAEAARELSMGDLDSFYRTARAKFDADEAFRERSRLRVVALQGGDEATLRWWRLLVEQSERYFLSVYDLLDVTLTERDFQGESSYNDLLGPVVDDLERLGLLRQSDGAACVFPPGSVGRDGEPLPLIVRKSDGGYGYPATDLAAIRHRTGTLGATRLLYVVGLPQRRHFELVYAAAAQAGWLSPPARAEHVGFGSILGPDGRMLRSRAGGSVKLVALLEEAVARATALARARNPELGEAEAAEVGRAVGIGAVKYADLSSDRHKDYVLDWERMLSLDGNTAPYLQYAYSRIRSIFRRAGVVDRPDAVISLAEPAERALAIELVGFGAVVDEVERSLEFHHLAGYLHRLAVAFNAFYERCPVLRADGPVRQSRLVLCDLTARVLRQGLHLLGIRTPERL; the protein is encoded by the coding sequence ATGGATCTGGAGAAACTGCTGACCGACCGGCTGGCACCGGCGTTCGAGACGGTGGCCGGCCTACCGGTGGACCCGGTCGTGCGGCGCTCGCAGCGCGCGGACTTCCAGTCCGACGCGGCGCTGGCACTGGCCCGGCGGCTCGGCCGGCCGCCGCGGGCGATCGCCGCGGAGGTACTGGAACGCGCGGAGCTGGCCGACCTGTGCGCCGCGGCGGAGGTGTCCGGGCCCGGCTTCCTCAACCTGACCGTCGCCGACTCCGCCCTGGGCGGGCTGGTCTCCGCGCTGGCCACCGACCCGCGGCTCGGGGTGCCGGAGACGGCCGCGCCGGAGACGGTGGTGGTCGACTACTCGGCCCCGAACGTGGCGAAGGAGATGCACGTCGGGCACCTGCGGTCGACGGTGATCGGCGACGCGGCGGCCCGGCTGCTGGAGTGGCGGGGCCACCGGGTGATCCGGGCCAACCACCTGGGCGACTGGGGCACGCCGTTCGGGATGCTGATCGAGCACCTGGTCGACCTGGGCGAGGCCGAGGCGGCGCGGGAGCTCTCCATGGGCGACCTGGACTCGTTCTACCGAACGGCCCGGGCCAAGTTCGACGCCGACGAGGCGTTCCGCGAGCGGTCCCGGCTGCGGGTGGTGGCGCTGCAGGGCGGCGACGAGGCGACGCTGCGGTGGTGGCGGCTCCTGGTCGAGCAGTCCGAACGCTACTTCCTGAGCGTGTACGACCTGCTCGACGTGACCCTGACCGAGCGGGACTTCCAGGGCGAGAGCAGCTACAACGACCTGCTCGGCCCGGTCGTGGACGACCTGGAACGGCTGGGGCTGCTGCGGCAGAGCGACGGCGCGGCGTGCGTGTTCCCGCCCGGCTCGGTCGGCCGCGACGGCGAGCCGCTGCCGCTGATCGTTCGCAAGTCCGACGGCGGGTACGGGTATCCGGCCACCGACCTGGCGGCGATCCGGCACCGGACCGGCACGCTGGGCGCGACCCGGCTGCTCTACGTGGTGGGGCTGCCGCAGCGGCGGCACTTCGAGCTGGTGTACGCGGCCGCGGCGCAGGCCGGCTGGCTGAGCCCGCCGGCCCGGGCGGAGCACGTCGGGTTCGGTTCGATCCTCGGGCCCGACGGGCGGATGCTGCGCAGCCGGGCCGGCGGGTCGGTGAAGCTGGTTGCCCTGCTGGAGGAGGCGGTGGCCCGGGCGACGGCGCTGGCCCGGGCGCGGAACCCGGAGCTGGGGGAGGCGGAGGCGGCCGAGGTGGGCCGGGCGGTCGGCATCGGCGCGGTGAAGTACGCCGACCTGTCCAGCGACCGGCACAAGGACTACGTGCTGGACTGGGAGCGGATGCTGTCGCTGGACGGCAACACCGCGCCGTACCTCCAGTACGCGTACTCCCGGATCCGGTCGATCTTCCGGCGGGCGGGTGTGGTGGACCGTCCGGACGCGGTGATCTCGCTGGCCGAGCCGGCCGAGCGGGCGCTGGCGATCGAGCTGGTCGGCTTCGGGGCGGTGGTCGATGAGGTGGAGCGCAGCCTGGAGTTCCACCACCTGGCCGGCTATCTCCACCGGCTCGCCGTCGCGTTCAACGCCTTCTACGAGCGCTGCCCGGTGCTGCGGGCCGACGGTCCGGTCCGGCAGAGCCGGCTGGTGCTCTGCGACCTGACCGCCCGGGTGCTGCGCCAGGGCCTGCACCTGCTCGGCATCCGCACGCCCGAGCGGCTCTGA
- the trpS gene encoding tryptophan--tRNA ligase: MSAARMLTGDRPTGRLHLGHYVGSIANRVKLHQRYESFFIIADLHMLTTRNSRADIEQVAHNAREMVTDILAAGVEPDRATFYLQSAIPEVGDLNTLFQNLITVPRLERVPSLKEMARDAGKDEMPYGLLGYPVLQAADILCVQGQVVPVGKDNAAHVEVTREIARRFNHLYGEVFPVPEVIMSETPTLVGTDGQGKMSKSRGNAIALTDDPATVRRKVMGMYTDRNRVRADVPGTVEGNPVFAYHDVFNPDRAKVAELKARYRAGRVGDVEVKEELAVALNRFLDPIRERRARFEADRGLVDELIVEGTERTRAQVRRTLVEVRRAMGLTSAYTQVRRRAERYRKAVATPA, from the coding sequence ATGTCCGCAGCACGGATGCTCACCGGCGACCGCCCGACCGGGCGGCTGCACCTGGGCCACTACGTCGGCAGCATCGCCAACCGGGTGAAGCTGCACCAGCGCTACGAGAGCTTCTTCATCATCGCCGACCTGCACATGTTGACCACCAGGAACAGCCGTGCGGACATCGAGCAGGTCGCGCACAACGCCCGCGAGATGGTCACCGACATCCTCGCGGCCGGCGTCGAGCCGGACCGGGCCACGTTCTACCTCCAGTCGGCGATCCCCGAGGTCGGCGACCTGAACACCCTGTTCCAGAACCTGATCACCGTGCCCCGGCTGGAGCGCGTCCCGTCGCTGAAGGAGATGGCCCGGGACGCCGGCAAGGACGAGATGCCCTACGGGCTGCTCGGCTACCCCGTCCTGCAGGCCGCCGACATCCTCTGCGTGCAGGGGCAGGTCGTCCCGGTCGGCAAGGACAACGCCGCGCACGTCGAGGTGACCCGGGAGATCGCCCGGCGGTTCAACCACCTCTACGGCGAGGTCTTCCCGGTGCCGGAGGTGATCATGTCGGAGACGCCCACCCTGGTCGGCACGGACGGCCAGGGGAAGATGAGCAAGAGCAGGGGGAACGCCATCGCGCTCACCGACGACCCGGCGACCGTGCGCCGCAAGGTGATGGGGATGTACACCGACCGGAACCGGGTGCGCGCCGACGTGCCGGGGACGGTGGAGGGGAATCCCGTCTTCGCGTACCACGACGTGTTCAACCCGGACCGGGCGAAGGTCGCGGAACTGAAGGCGCGTTACCGGGCCGGCCGGGTCGGTGACGTCGAGGTCAAGGAGGAGTTGGCGGTGGCGCTCAACCGGTTCCTCGACCCGATCCGGGAGCGCCGGGCCCGGTTCGAGGCCGACCGGGGCCTGGTCGACGAGCTGATCGTCGAGGGCACCGAACGGACCCGGGCGCAGGTGCGCCGCACCCTGGTCGAGGTGCGCCGGGCGATGGGCCTGACCAGCGCGTACACGCAGGTACGGCGGCGGGCCGAGCGGTACCGCAAGGCCGTCGCCACGCCGGCCTGA
- a CDS encoding PRC-barrel domain-containing protein, with translation MQPFNPWVWRDPSALAGGYDESRPDDVPRQRAEGSADSGPDAPGPGTPIDLTGYRVEATDGRIGSIDQAGEDADARYLVVDTGPWIFGKKVLLPVGTVARVDHLDRVVHVDRTREQVRNSPESPLWQGTARPADRR, from the coding sequence ATGCAGCCGTTCAATCCCTGGGTCTGGCGAGATCCGTCCGCCCTGGCCGGCGGGTACGACGAGAGCAGGCCGGACGACGTGCCGCGGCAGCGAGCGGAGGGCAGCGCCGACAGCGGTCCGGACGCGCCCGGCCCGGGCACCCCGATCGACCTGACCGGCTACCGGGTGGAGGCGACGGACGGCCGAATCGGGTCGATCGACCAGGCGGGCGAGGACGCCGACGCCCGGTACCTGGTCGTGGACACCGGGCCGTGGATCTTCGGGAAGAAGGTGCTGCTGCCGGTCGGCACGGTGGCCCGGGTGGACCACCTGGACCGCGTGGTGCACGTGGACCGGACCCGGGAGCAGGTGCGGAACTCACCGGAAAGCCCGTTGTGGCAGGGGACCGCGAGGCCGGCCGACCGGCGCTAA
- a CDS encoding SCO4848 family membrane protein: protein MVLSRRWSIFLFAVGVWTWVIWPRFAVAIWNDPRSWSNGTVGEGAATSFLSVHALLIAASLTIGTAVGVLGLKGLLAARRRGASA from the coding sequence ATGGTGCTGTCGCGTCGCTGGTCAATCTTCCTGTTCGCGGTCGGAGTCTGGACCTGGGTGATCTGGCCGAGGTTCGCCGTCGCCATCTGGAACGACCCGCGCTCCTGGTCGAATGGCACGGTCGGCGAGGGGGCCGCGACCAGCTTCCTCTCGGTGCACGCGCTGCTGATCGCCGCGTCACTGACGATCGGCACGGCGGTCGGCGTGCTCGGCCTGAAGGGGCTGCTTGCGGCCCGTCGCCGCGGTGCATCCGCCTGA